From the genome of Patagioenas fasciata isolate bPatFas1 chromosome 17, bPatFas1.hap1, whole genome shotgun sequence, one region includes:
- the DIABLO gene encoding diablo IAP-binding mitochondrial protein has product MAAGSRWLRSCCSLLRQSFPALVGVRSRCLSGRWQRMVGVGFGVALCAVPVAEKQNPISLSNDALIKRAVSLVTDSTSTLLSQTTYALIEALTEYTKAVYTLVSLYKQYANLLGKMNSEEVDAIWQVVIGARVDVTTKQQEYLRLESSWMTALRLSEMAAEAAYQSGADQASVTARSHIQLVKSQVQEVRQLSQKAETKLAEAQTEELIKAQGDDSSLPQGVLGNTETAEDPYLRED; this is encoded by the exons atggcggcgggcaGTCGGTGGCTCCGGAGCTGCTGCTCCCTCCTCAG ACAAAGCTTCCCCGCTCTGGTGGGCGTGAGGAGCCGCTGCCTGAGCGGGCGCTGGCAGCGGATGGTGGGTGTGGGGTTTGGAGTCGCCTTGTGTGCAGTCCCAGTGGCCGAG AAACAGAACCCGATTTCTCTCAGTAACGATGCCTTGATTAAAAGAGCCGTTTCCTTGGTAACAGACAGCACTTCTACGCTCCTCTCTCAAACCACGTACGCGTTGATTGAAGCATTGACAGAGTACACAAAG GCAGTTTATACGCTGGTGTCTCTCTACAAGCAATACGCAAATCTTCTCGGGAAGATGAACTCGGAAGAGGTGGATGCCATCTGGCAGGTGGTCATAGGAGCCAGAGTTGAT GTGACAACAAAGCAGCAGGAATACCTCAGGCTGGAGTCCAGCTGGATGACAGCGTTACGTCTGTCAGAGATGGCAGCAGAAGCTGCGTATCAATCAG GTGCAGACCAAGCCTCAGTGACAGCCCGCAGCCACATTCAGCTGGTGAAATCGCAGGTGCAAGAGGTGCGACAGCTGTCCCAGAAAGCAGAGACCAAGTTAGCTGAAGCACAAACAGAAGAGCTCATAAAAGCTCAAGGGGACGATTCGTCGTTGCCACAGGGTGTTCTAGGAAACACAGAGACAGCTGAGGACCCTTATCTTCGAGAGGACTGA
- the LOC136109351 gene encoding uncharacterized protein gives MPDSFTIHFLKVLKELLAFVLFSYTVLVGALLLAGWTTYFLVLK, from the coding sequence atgCCCGATTCCTTCACCATCCACTTCCTCAAGGTGCTCAAGGAGCTCCTGGCCTTCGTGCTGTTCAGTTACACTGTGCTGGTCGGGGCGCTGCTTCTCGCCGGCTGGACAACGTACTTCTTGGTGCTTAAATGA
- the VPS33A gene encoding vacuolar protein sorting-associated protein 33A, whose protein sequence is MAAHLSSGRVNLTLLREAGRRELREFLDKCAGSKAIVWDEYLTGPFGLIAQYSLLKEHEVEKMFTLKPGRLPQADVKNVIFFVRPKLELMDIITDNVLREDRGRSPQRDFHILFVPRRSLLCEQWLKEQGVLGSFIHREQYSLDLIPFDGDLLSMESESAFKECYLESDQTSLYHAAKGLMTLQALYGTIPQIFGKGECARHVANMMIRMKREFPGSQNSIFPVFDTLLLLDRNVDLLTPLATQLTYEGLIDEIYGIQNTYVKLPPEKFAPKKQGEGGKDLPTEPKKLQLNSAEELYAEIRDKNFNAVGSVLSKKAKIISAAFEERHHAKTVGEIKQFVSQLPHMQAARSSLANHTSIAELIKDITTSEDFFDNLTVEQEFMSGIDTDKVNNYIEDCIAQKHPLIKILRLVCLQSVCNSGLKQKVLDHYKREILQTYGYEHILTLNNLEKAGLLKPQTSGRNNYPTIRKTLRLWMDDVNEQNPNDISYVYSGYAPLSVRLAQLLARPGWRSIEEVLKMLPGPHFEERQQLPTGLQKKRQHGENRVTLVFFLGGVTYAEIAALRFLSQMEDGGTEYVIATTKLINGTSWIKSLMEKLEPAPF, encoded by the exons ATGGCCGCGCACCTGAGCTCGGGGCGGGTGAACCTGACGCTGCTGCGGGAGGCCGGGCGGCGCGAGCTGCGCGAGTTCCTGGACAAGTGCGCGGGCTCCAAG GCCATCGTGTGGGACGAGTACCTGACCGGGCCCTTCGGGCTGATCGCGCAGTATTCGCTCCTGAAG GAGCATGAGGTGGAAAAGATGTTCACGCTCAAGCCGGGCCGCCTGCCCCAGGCGGACGTCAAGAACGTCATCTTCTTCGTGAGGCCCAAGCTGGAGCTGATGGACATCATCACTGACAACGTGCTCAG GGAAGACAGAGGCCGCTCTCCCCAGAGGGATTTCCACATCCTCTTCGTGCCGCGCCGCAGCCTGCTGTGCGAGCAGTGGCTGAAGGAGCAGGGCGTGCTGGGCTCCTTCATCCACCGGGAGCAGTACAGCCTGGACCTGATACCCTTCGATGGAGACTTGCTCTCCATGGAGTCCGAGAGCGCGTTCAAG GAATGTTACCTGGAGAGCGACCAGACAAGTCTGTACCACGCGGCAAAGGGGCTGATGACGCTGCAAGCTCTCTATGGAACCATCCCACAGATTTTTGGGAAGGGCGAGTGTGCCCGG CACGTGGCTAATATGATGATCAGGATGAAGCGTGAGTTCCCTGGAAGCCAGAACTCAATATTTCCCGTCTTTGATACCCTGTTGTTGCTGGACCGCAACGTCGATCTGCTGACGCCATTAGCTACGCAGCTGACGTACGAAGGGCTGATAGACGAAATCTACGGAATTCAGAACA CTTATGTGAAACTCCCTCCTGAGAAGTTTGCCCCGAAGAAGCAGGGCGAGGGTGGGAAAGATCTCCCCACGGAACCCAAGAAGCTCCAGCTGAACTCTGCTGAAGAGCTGTATGCGGAAATCCGAGACAAGAACTTCAATGCTGTGGGGTCTGTGCTGAGCAAGAAAGCCAAGATCATCTCAGCAGCCTTTGAG GAAAGACATCACGCAAAAACCGTCGGAGAGATTAAGCAGTTTGTGTCACAGTTGCCACACATGCAGGCGGCAAGAAGTTCTCTAGCGAACCACACCTCCATTGCAGAACTCATCAAAGACATCACCA CATCTGAAGATTTCTTTGATAATTTAACAGTGGAACAAGAGTTCATGTCTGGAATAGACACAGACAAG gttaataattATATTGAAGACTGCATAGCTCAAAAACATCCATTAATCAAGATCTTACGCCTTGTTTGTTTGCAATCTGTATGCAATAGTGGACTGAAACAGAAGGTTCTGGACCATTACAAAAGAGAGATTCTCCAG ACTTACGGCTATGAACATATATTGACCTTAAACAACTTAGAAAAGGCTGGACTCCTGAAACCTCAGACAAGTGGTAGGAATAACTACCCAACAATCAGGAAAACCCTGCGCTTGTGGATGGATGATGTTAATGAACAG AACCCCAATGACATCTCCTACGTGTACAGTGGCTACGCTCCACTGAGCGTTCGCCTGGCGCAGCTGCTGGCTCGGCCAGGCTGGCGGAGCATAGAAGAGGTGTTAAAGATGCTGCCGGGTCCCCATTTTGAGGAGAGGCAGCAGTTACCTACTGGCCTTCAGAAAAAGC GTCAACATGGTGAGAACCGAGTCACTCTGGTGTTCTTCCTGGGAGGGGTGACTTATGCAGAAATAGCTGCGCTGAGGTTTCTGTCCCAAATGGAAGATGGAGGCACTGAGTACGTCATTGCCACGACAAAACTGATCAATGGAACAAGTTGGATCAAATCCTTGATGGAAAAACTGGAGCCTGCCCCTTTCTAG